A window of Mustela lutreola isolate mMusLut2 chromosome X, mMusLut2.pri, whole genome shotgun sequence genomic DNA:
TTGACTCTGCGCTACttaggaggcaggggaggggttgAAGTCACGCCATACCTTGTTGCATTAGCATCTTCTACCCTCTTCCTTGTATGGTTGCTGCTGGTTAATCGGGGGCTGCAGATTACTGAGTTTGCTAGATCATGGAGAAGGTGAGCTTCGGATCCAGCTTTACTTTTCCTGCTACCACCTGGAAGTATCtccaaccttttaaaaaacaaacttcacATATGTAGGATTTGTTGAGTAAAATGTGGTCCATATTATGCATCTACATACTTtattataatgtaaatataatagtttttctaattgaaaaaaagaaaatgtggcctCTAAAATGTATATAGTAGTTTTATCTGTGCTAAGATTATGGgtgtcttttttaaattgaaatttatgTTGAGATAAATGGAGATATACATGCACCTATTAGAAATAATATGAAGAGGTCAGTTGGCCCGAGAGCAAAGAGAGGCGCCCAGAGAGCGACGGTAGCGTGCACGGCGGCAGCGGTGGCCATGCGTGCGCATCTAGAAACCTTTTCTGTAGCCTAGTGACGGACCAGCCGTGAGGACTTCCCTGTAGTTCATGGCCCCGCCGGCGTCCTAGACCGTGTTCATTCCCTCGAAAGGCAGTTGGCTCCTCAGTCCTCGTCCTGGAAGCTGAAATCAGCTCCTCTGGTGCAAGTGTGGTAGCTATTGACAACAAAATCGAGCAAGCTATGGATCTGGTGAAAAGCCATTTGATGTATGCGGTTAGAGAGGAAGTGGAGGTCCTCAAAGAGCAAATCAAAGAACTAATAGAGAAAAATTCCCAGCTGGAGCAGGAAAACAATCTGCTGAAGACACTGGCCAGTCCTGAGCAGCTTGCCCAATTTCAGGCCCAGCTGCAGACTGGCTCCCCCCCTGCCACCACACAGCCCCCCGCCCAGCCAGCGTCCCAGGGCTCAGGACCCACCGCGTAGCCGCCTATGCCCCCGCAGAACTGGCTGCTGCCGTCTGAACTGAACAGACCAGAGAAGATGTACTAGGGGGAATCCGCCTCCACCGTCACCCATTTCATTGCTCGCTGCGAAAGAGAAGTGAGACCGACGTATATGCCATTGTCTCTTTTTTCCAGTATTAAACACTCATGCTTTTGGCTTGAAGAAACTTCTTAGTTGGGCGAATTAAAGGTTAATCAGAGAATCAGCATGGATATACTGGGACCTCATGCAGCTTGGCAGATACGTGAGAAGTGGTTTCATTCATGCCGAGGAGCTGTGCGCCTTTCcaccccttccctgctccctaTCCCCACTCCCGAGCGCACTCCATGGGGTCCGAAGCAGTGGGGCTCCACTGgactttcctctctcctcttctcccccaggAGGACCTTAAAAGGGAGGTCAGAGTAAAGACTGACGCATAGTCTCACCTAAGATGGGGGGAAACGTAGTTCATCGAACCAATTGACGACTGTCAccaaaaatccataaaaacaatAGTACTGTGCCTCTTTCTGAAACAGTGGATGACATAAAAGTCTTAGTGACTAAAACGGTGACAGGTAGCTGGGACCTAGGCTCTCTTACATGAAGGTTGTTTTGCTTattgtatatttgtgtatgtagTGTAACTATTTTGTACAATAGAGGACTGTAACTACTATTTAGGTTGTACAGATTGAAATTTAGATGTTTCATTGGCTGTCTGAAGAAGTGTGGATTGTCTTTTATATAGagatctacatttaaaaaaatgctacaagaagaaaaccacacctaaagaaattttaagaatttggcACCGTCAGTCACTTTGTGTAATCTAAAATCTTCTAGTTGCTCCATATCTTGAAGTAAATTCCTGTTCACTGAAGTCTTTTGATTGAGCTGGTTGAATACTTTGAAAAATGATCCGTTCTAGCTAATGAAATGAATTTCGCAGTAGGGGTTTCTGCATATTACCTGTATAGTAGTTCTATGCATACGTTTCTGTGCATGTTCTCTACGCAGTTGTAAGGTGTCACTGTATTTAACTGTTGCACTTGTCAACTTTCAATAAAGCATATAAAAtgttgataaaaaaaagaaataatatgaagAGATCTCATGTACATTTTAGCCAGTTTCCTCCAAACTATCTCATTTTAAAACCAGCAAAACTACCAGCAGAATACTGCCTTCTGAGACTTGTGACAccagcaagaaagaaaatgtgacccGGGGATATGCAACCAGGAATGCCAACTTTTTCTTCTCAACTTCGTATATGTACGTCCAATAGAGTACTTAACACTcaatattggattttttgtttttacgaATCTCTTCTCCAGCAGTTGATGAGGTTCCTCAGAAGAGGGACTCTGTCATATTATTACCTTTGTCTCCCCAGTGCTGGGGAAGAGCCTACCTTacaagggaggaaggggagaaggcaaTGGCGTATGACTTACCAAAACTTCTCTTCTATCATCTTATGCATTAGAAAGTTCAAATTCTTCTCagtcaagaaaaaaatgctaaggaTAAGATAAAGTTCTGTTCAGCCTCCACATGCAAATTAGTTATTTAGTTCCTAAATAAATTTAGTtcctaatataataaataaatatatttgttatattataataaatatatttattctactGGTTACTCATCCATtaaactaatatttaatgagttCTTACCATGTGTCAGGTAGGATGTTGGAAGTTGGGGATACTatggtgaacaagacagacacagtccctgtccttattttattctctaaattATAAAGCAAgcctttctttttaggttttaaatcttctgcatttaatattttctgaaaacacCCACATTACCAATAGgtatttttgtaaataacatGCTCTGCGTATTAAGACAATGCCAAAAGTATATTCATATATGCCTAAAGAGGAAGTCAGTTGTGGAATGATTTTAATATCAAGTCAACGGTCTTAGCCTTTTTTGCTATGCTATGATAAATATAGCCAGAGAATTAATGCAGTGTACCAAGTTACATTTCCAAGTTCAATGTCTGGTTTCCTTATCAGACTGTTTGGACCATAAAGGCAGGCTCTGAGTGTCTTGTTCTTTTATTCACTGTTGTAATTTTAGCACAGAATCTGTGCACTAAATATATGTGTTAACCAAATGGTTAAATACTCAAGGCTCGTAAGCGTCCCCCAGGATAtgagaataaatgaattcttttaaaatttaaggcaGATGTTATGAGTACCTCACACAATAGGAAGTTGTCATACTACTGCACACAtgtacttctttcttaccaaagTGGAATGTTAAATACGTTGGAAAAGCTGACCTACAGAGATGGTACACAGCATTAAGTCAGGCCATCTACCTAAATTTATTAGCCAACTTTAATGCTAGTCCTCTTCGCTTCACTTATTACTGACCCACTAAGGAAACAGCTGCCCTTTCTTACaaagatatgtaaaaaaaaaaaaaagttaattgttTGCAGTGAGATTTTTTTCATAATCCAGTCATGAGAAATCAAGTTCTTACCAGACtttgattttaaaagttctgccttggtatgaaattaaaataatgttcttACAAACTGGCAAGTGACTTCAAGCAGAAGGAgcaacagtattttattttattacaaataaacatTTCACAAAAGTTTAATTGGGAATGTATATGTATTATTaagcagaacaaagaaaacaaagaaataaggtACCAGGACctaaaacatcatttaaaatcCCACCAATTTTATCTTATGCTAGTAGGTACTCAATACAACTGAACTGAAAATAAACACTTTGTAATATGTGCTTGCAAAATGTATAATGCTGTAGTAGTAAAGTACATTTTCCAAATATGAGATTTTGtctgtcagatttttaaaaagcctttaaaaatatgatatgcACAAGCTTGCCCTGAGGGAAAGTAAGATGGAATATAAATTACAAAATCTTTACATATTTTCCACAACAGCATTTTGAAATTGGAAAGAGCAAACAGTGGTGGAAAAAACTGAATGAACCAATTGCTAAAAATTCAGTGCGCTCATAACTACCCGATGGAAATTGTGAAGCACCTTTTGTCGTGCCTTCTTATATCATAAtatgaaatgtataaattatataggCCTTGATATTCAGAAACTTAAGAAAATTTCAAGTTATAAGCCAAACTGtcatcagaaaaaagaaaaatctggtaTAAAATTTGCTACCATAAGGCCACTGTTTCGAGTTCTCTCACGTACAGACACTATACAATTCagatacttttgtttttattacataaGCAAAACTTCCAACATATAAACGTCTGGATCTAACTCAGGTAAATTCTCTATGAAACCATGCTCAGAGAAAAATGCATCAACAAATAATGCCCTTTTGAGACTTTTTGCAAAAGAAACTGTAGTTAATACAACTTTTAAATTGAATActgtaatttaaaagaaattaagtgtAAAAAAGTTGCAGCATTCcactacagaaaaataaagttattttatcaAGAAAGTTACAGTATTAGTGCTTTAGTGCCAATTTTAACTCCTGACAAAAAGAGATGCTCCCAAGTATCATCCTGTAGTGTCGTTTCCATATGTAATAATTCCAGATTAGATTGCTGTGGCAATGTTTGCATATTCCtattgagagaaaacaaaagaaatacagacTTCAAAAGAAGAGTCAGTTATAACATCTGAGCTAGAGTTTTTTCACATTGTAattgtcaaaatattttaatttatgtagtaACCACTTGCAGCCAAGACCCCCACAAAGGTATGTGGAACCCCAAAGACGCAAAGTAACAACAGAACACATCAAAGCAGATATCAAACGGTTAAGTCAGTaggacaaagaaaatatatgacaCTCAGCACACTGGTATTAGTAAGTTGATGAAAAGGCATTCTGCTATTTGGGTGAGTTTCACTggggattattaaaaaaaaaaaaaattcaagacccTTAAAACTTAGCCCctcaagcacagagcctggtggGACACACACATAGTCTTAAACTGGTCATCATATggtatctttaattttattttatttttattttttttttttttaaagattttatttatttatttgacagagagaaatcacaagtagatggagaggcaggcagagagagagagagggaagcaggctccctgctgagcagagagcccgatgcgggactcgatcccaggaccctgagatcatgacctgagccgaaggcagcggcttaacccactgagccacccaggcgccccaaggtatctttaattttaaaacgaTATGGACTCTTCTAGCTTGGCTGACAGAGAAAGCTActggggagatggggaagcatTCTTGCTTTTGGATGGTTACCTACAACATAAAAAGATGTAAGGCTTCCGTGAACACAGGAAAAGGAGTTCACAACAATAAAACTGTGATTAAAGAGGGTAATGAAACGTGGATTCTATACTGCGATgctatacaaaaatattaaattaccaACCACAAACTGGACAGAATAACATGCAACtaataaaagagcaaaaatgGTAAATGGCATGTTTTTCTgggacattaaaaatatttattaatacataTATCCTTACCTTTTACTAGGATCTTACAttattaaaactgaaagaaatttaaaagttgatttattttttggcATTTACATTAGTATGGAAACATTTAATTCCAAACAAAGGCAGTGCTGATAGaaaattcttattcttctttCAATTTTGATTAATTAGTGAAATGTTcaaaatacatgcatatatatatatataaaacatatattttttttgtcaACATCATTCCTTGAAATAGAAGTAGACTTCATTGTATCCCATTTCTTTACTtgttacataatataaaaatcataaatgttgACCTTCAAATATCCATTGCCTACTAACAACTTCAAAAGGAAACTCTGActataataattcttaaaaatgtttcaacTGAAATATCTTGTTTTCACCCTTGCCATAGCTTCTCCCACACCATCTCTCAGCTTGATCCCCCATTCCTCCAATTATTTGAAAACCTACTTTAGTAGTCTAAATCTTCTTAATCTGACACTGGGTATCACTGCAAATGCTCCCTCGTGGGTCTTCCTGAATATCGTCTCCTCCCCAGAACCCTGCGTACCCACTGCTCATCAAGGAATCCTCAACAGCACTTTCTCCTCAGTTCTAGCAGGATGTTCTACTTCTCTATCACATCCTCCATATTTTCCCCAGCTTTTGAGGCCTTCTAGAAGTTGCACACTTCTTTCTTTACCCAACTCTCAACACTCTACCACCAAATACGGATCTTCGGCTGTCGTCCCTTCTATGCCCTGCGCTTCTCTACGACTCAGTTTGCCTCCTCTGTAAGAGGAGAGTGAAACTCAAAAGTACTTAGCTACTTTCTCTGGCCATTCCCAACATACTGATTTTTCCTCCTCTCATTAGACATCTGCCATTTGTGAAATTAAGCTCTTTGAAACTATGGTTGTACTGATGAGTTAATACAGCAAAGGATGCCCGACTACTATCCTTTCAAAGTCCTGCTTCCAAGGTCGGACACTGGCTTACAGCCAGGAGCTTAGATTTGGGGAGGATTCGCACCATGGATGAGTGTCTAAACTGTGCGAACAATATGGTCTATGGtgaacacctgctttccttctgagGGTCCAGAATTTGAGCATGTAACTGGCTGAGGGTGCCCACGTGACACCAGCCCTTGATAAACCCCCGGCCACCAAGTCTCTAACGAGCTTTCCTGGTTGGCAACATTTCACATGTGTTATCACAGCGTTGCAGGAGGAATTAGGCACGTCCTGTGCGACTCCACTGGGAAAGGACCCTGGGAAACTTGCACCTGGTGTCCTCTGGGCGTCACCTGCGTGCCAATTCCCTCTGCGGATGTGCTGTGTGGCTCTCACTCTAACACATCACAGCTGTGAGTGTCACCGTATGCTCAGTCTCCTGAGTGTTCCCAGCCAATCACCAAACCTGGGGCTGGTCCTGGGGACCCCTGACACGATGGCTACCACTCACTAACTTTCTAGAGCTATACATGGACATGTGAGagcgtgtgtatgtatatatgattagGCTTGATTCTACTCAACAGGCATTTTCTGAAGACAGGCTATATGAAAGGCAAAGGGGAAGATAGGAAGACTGAAGAGGTACCCTCTATCCTCAAGGAGATGATGATCTATTTGGGGGAAACAGGAAGGTACACAGCAACAGTAAGAGACCAAATGGAACAAGAGGCAGCCCTGATGAGGCTTCACAGTTGGTCTTAAAAGGAAAACaggttttaaaaaaggaaaaaagggtttTAATAAGAAAACCATGAGGATCAGGAGGCTACTTCTGGGCAAGAGAACACCAGCAGCAAACACAAGCACATGGAAATGTCTGTTATGCTCCAAAAAGCAGAAGGTCCATGAAGAACTGTGCTTAGAAAGGCAGCTTATTAGGACTGGAGCTGGTGATAAAGTCTGGTCTCTTCTCTTGTAGGCAATAGAATCCTTGGAAGGGGTTTGCCTAAGAGTGACATGATTCAGTCTGTGTTCTGGGACAATAACTGTGCTAGTAGCAAATGGACAGAATAAGTAAATCACAGCAGACAAGGAAACAAGTTAGAGGCTCCGAAGATTCCAAAGACAGATGAGGAATATGTAAGAATGTAGCATATGCTAAAGGTAGCGTTTTCAATCAGTGGGGGAAAGGACAAATTATTTAAGTAATGGTGTTTAAAAACTGACGATTCATTGGGAAAAATTAGATTCTAAGCTCatgttatttcataaaaatgaattctaaagggaataaatatgtatatgtttaaagAATTAACCATAAAACCACTTAAAGGAAATACCATAAGGAATTTTTGTAAGGATAAGTATGATAAGAAATCTAGAAGCCATATCGAACAAACTCAAATAAACTCATGAACATTTATAAGTTTTGTGATGTAAAAGCCACCAAAAACAACtgacaaacataaaataaataccagCAAAATGTATGACAGGTTAATATCCTCAATAAATCAAGAATgcttacaaataaataagaaaaagtactATCCCTCAACAGAAATGCTGGCAAAACacagaaataaggaaattgaggaaagGTATGCAATCGGCCAATAGACCCATAAAACAAGGCTTACATCATTAATAACCAAAGAAAGGTAAATGAGAAC
This region includes:
- the LOC131821891 gene encoding TSC22 domain family protein 1-like, whose translation is MDLVKSHLMYAVREEVEVLKEQIKELIEKNSQLEQENNLLKTLASPEQLAQFQAQLQTGSPPATTQPPAQPASQGSGPTA